In one window of Miscanthus floridulus cultivar M001 chromosome 12, ASM1932011v1, whole genome shotgun sequence DNA:
- the LOC136496260 gene encoding uncharacterized protein: MEAYCQEVRQLEGRFDGLELNHIPRRLNEVVDTLAKAASGREPVPVGVFASDQHKPSVRYAGSEQANDGPSSPTPRANLPTALPDPEVMELEEGPAAESDPPDDWRTLYLDNLLCNTLPTDKTEA, encoded by the coding sequence atggaggcatactgccaagaggtccgACAGCTGGAGGGtagattcgacggcctcgaactcaaccacatcccaagACGTCTCAATGAAGTGGTCGATACGCTCGCGAAGGCAGCAtctggccgagagccagtcccagtaggtgtcttcgccagcgatcaacaTAAACCTTCGGTACGCTATGCGGGGTCGGAACAGGCCaatgatggcccatctagtccaaCCCCAAGGGCCAATCTGCCAACTGCTCTGCCCGACCCTgaggttatggagcttgaagaaggccCAGCAGcagagtccgaccctcccgacgactggagaacgctttacctcgacaaCCTCCTCTGCAACACACTACCaacagacaagacggaagcctga
- the LOC136498052 gene encoding NAC domain-containing protein 48-like, whose product MSGGGQDLQLPPGFRFHPTDEELVMHYLCRRCAGLPIAVPIIAEIDLYKFDPWQLPRMALYGEKEWYFFSPRDRKYPNGSRPNRAAGSGYWKATGADKPVGTPKPLAIKKALVFYAGKAPKGEKTNWIMHEYRLADVDRSARKKNSLRLDDWVLCRIYNKKGGLEKPSAAAAYHKPTVFVAAAVSSPPEQKPFVAAPGGLPPAAFLADLAAYYDRPSDSMPRLHGDSSCSEQVLSPEQLACDREVQSQPKISDWELTFASDPVNPAVSMLDPVLGGHAGDPLLQDMIDYRIT is encoded by the exons ATGAGCGGCGGCGGTCAGGATTTGCAGCTGCCTCCGGGGTTCCGGTTCCACCCGACGGACGAGGAGCTGGTGATGCACTACCTCTGCCGCCGCTGCGCCGGCCTGCCCATCGCCGTCCCCATCATCGCCGAGATCGACCTCTACAAGTTCGACCCATGGCAGCTCCCCA GGATGGCGCTGTACGGCGAGAAGGAGTGGTACTTCTTCTCCCCTCGGGACCGCAAGTACCCGAACGGGTCCAGGCCCAACCGCGCCGCCGGGTCCGGCTACTGGAAGGCCACCGGCGCCGACAAGCCCGTGGGCACGCCCAAGCCGCTCGCCATCAAGAAGGCGCTCGTGTTCTACGCCGGCAAGGCACCCAAGGGCGAGAAGACCAACTGGATCATGCACGAGTACCGCCTCGCCGACGTCGACCGCTCCGCCCGCAAGAAGAACAGCCTCAGG TTGGATGACTGGGTGCTGTGCCGCATCTACAACAAGAAGGGCGGGCTGGAGAAGCCTTCGGCGGCCGCCGCCTACCACAAACCGACGGTGTTCGTCGCGGCCGCGGTGAGCTCCCCGCCGGAGCAGAAGCCGTTCGTGGCGGCGCCGGGCGGGCTTCCCCCCGCCGCGTTCCTGGCGGACCTGGCGGCGTACTACGACCGGCCGTCGGACTCGATGCCGCGGCTGCACGGGGACTCCAGCTGCTCAGAGCAGGTGCTGTCGCCGGAGCAGCTGGCGTGCGACCGGGAGGTGCAGAGCCAGCCCAAGATCAGCGATTGGGAGCTCACCTTCGCGTCCGACCCCGTCAACCCCGCCGTCTCCATGCTCGACCCCGTCTTGGGCGGCCACGCCGGCGACCCGCTGCTGCAGGACATGATAGACTATAGGATCACTTAG